A single window of Anopheles moucheti chromosome 2, idAnoMoucSN_F20_07, whole genome shotgun sequence DNA harbors:
- the LOC128299674 gene encoding U4/U6 small nuclear ribonucleoprotein Prp31, with translation MSLADELLADLEDDNDDEMEEMDTVKEEPKMAAPDEEDADSGGEEEPVIYDLKDEPMEINLSVASIREICKLRDSDRLSNVLTQIEKYAKNPRTTKEMVGNVESDPEYQLIVEANNIAVDIDNEISTIHKFVKDKYQKRFPELDSLIMAEMDYIRSVRELGNDLDQAKNNERLQEIITQATIMIVSVTASTTQGVKLERHELEQINEACDMAVELNDFKSKIFEYVESRMTFIAPNMSMIVGASTAAKLVGLAGGLTKLSKMPACNVQVLGAQKKTLSGFSKVAMLPHTGYVYYCDIVQDTPPDLRRKAARLVAAKCTLAARVDASHESHLGEIGQRFREDIEKKLDKLQEPPPVKFIKPLPKPIEGGKKKRGGKRVRKMKERYAITEFRKQANRMNFGDIEEDAYQEDLGYTRGTIGKTGTGRIRLPQIDEKTKVRISKTLQKNLQKQQQVWGGSTTVKKHISGTASSVAFTPLQGLEIVNPQAAEKPTGETGAKYFSNTSGFLSVGKKTT, from the exons ATGTCTCTGGCCGACGAATTGCTGGCTGATCTGGAAGATGACAATGATGACGAGATGGAGGAGATGGACACGGTCAAGGAGGAACCGAAAATGGCAGCACCGGACGAAGAAGATGCTGATTCCGGCGGAGAAGAGGAACCCGTCATATATGATCTGAAAGATGAACcgatggaaataaatttatcCGTTGCATCGATTAGGGAGATATGTAAGCTACGCGACTCGGACCGATTGTCTAATGTACTGACCCAGATTGAGAAGTACGCCAAAAATCCTCGCACGACGAAGGAGATGGTAGGCAATGTGGAATCGGACCCGGAATACCAGTTGATCGTGGAGGCAAACAATATTGCGGTCGATATTGACAATGAGATCT CAACGATACACAAATTCGTCAAGGACAAGTACCAAAAACGCTTCCCGGAATTAGATTCGCTCATCATGGCGGAGATGGACTACATTCGTAGTGTTCGCGAGCTGGGTAACGATCTCGACCAGGCCAAGAACAACGAGCGTTTGCAGGAAATTATAACCCAAGCGACGATTATGATCGTTTCTGTAACGGCTTCCACTacacaagg GGTAAAGTTGGAACGACATGAACTGGAACAGATCAATGAGGCGTGTGATATGGCGGTGGAGTTAAACGACTTCAAGAGCAAAATCTTCGAGTACGTCGAAAGCCGCATGACCTTTATCGCTCCTAACATGTCGATGATAGTGGGCGCGTCTACGGCTGCGAAGCTGGTCGGATTGGCAGGTGGATTGACCAAGCTCTCGAAGATGCCTGCCTGCAACGTACAGGTGCTCGgtgcacagaaaaaaacactttcggG ATTTTCCAAAGTGGCAATGTTACCGCACACGGGCTACGTGTACTATTGTGATATTGTTCAAGACACGCCGCCAGACTTACGACGCAAAGCGGCACGATTGGTGGCCGCCAAGTGCACGCTAGCGGCGCGTGTGGATGCATCACACGAGAGCCATCTGGGCGAGATTGGTCAGCGGTTCCGGGAAGATATCGAGAAGAAGTTGGACAAGCTACAGGAACCACCACCGGTGAAGTTTATCAAACCGCTCCCAAAACCTATCGAGGGAGGTAAAAAGAAGCGTGGCGGTAAGCGGGTGCGCAAGATGAAGGAGCGCTACGCTATTACCGAGTTCCGCAAGCAGGCAAACCGCATGAACTTTGGTGAT ATTGAGGAGGATGCGTATCAAGAGGATCTTGGATACACGCGCGGTACGATCGGTAAAACGGGCACGGGACGAATCCGTTTACCCCAGATCGACGAAAAGACCAAAGTGCGCATTAGCAAAACGTTACAGAAGAATCTGCAAAAGCAACAGCAGGTGTGGGGTGGCAGCACGACGGTAAAGAAACACATCTCCGGCACGGCATCGAGCGTTGCCTTTACGCCGCTGCAGGGATTGGAAATTGTTAATCCACAAGCGGCCGAAAAACCGACCGGCGAAACGGGAGCCAAATATTTCTCCAACACGTCCGGTTTCTTGTCCGTTGGCAAGAAAACAACTTAG